The region TCGGGCTCTGGCTGGTCAAATGGGGTGTCGGCGCCCTCGGCGGCACGGTCACGTTCGACACCACAGACGGAACCACGGTGACGCTCGCGCTCCCGCGTGGTGAGCCAGGCCCACCGGCGACGTGACTGTGAGGTTTGGGAAGGATTATGGGCCCGCCGATGGACCAACATCGCATGGTAGACAACACGACCGTAGACGACATCGACGACATCTTTGTCGCCCAGCTGATGACGAGTGACCTCATGACCGTGACACCCGACACGCTGGTCGAGGAGGCCGCGGACATCATGCTCGACCAGACCATCGGCTCGGTCGTCGTCGTCAACGAAGAGCGCGAGATCGAAGGAATCCTCACCCGAACTGATTTCGTCGCCATCGTTGCGGGCCAGAAACCCAAGGACCAGACGCCCGTCTCGAAGTACATGACGAGCAACGTAATCACCGCCGAAGCCGGCGAATCCATCCGTACCGTGGCCGACCGGATGGTCAACCACGGCATTCACCACATGCCGGTCGTCGACGATGAGGAGGGCGTCATCGGCATCATCACGACGACGGACCTGACCGGCTACCTCTCGACGGCCCAGACGCCGAGCCCCTGAGTCAAAAAATTCAACGCTATTACTATTAGGGAAAAGATTTTACCAATTGATGTAAATTGTCGTGTATAGACAAGAAATCACGACGGAGCGTACTCAAATCAGTTTCCGCTGCCACTGCGGCCGCCGTCTCGGGCGTAGGAACGGCATCAGCGACCACCAGCGAACGGCATGCAGTGGAGAAACAGTACCTCAACCCCGAAGCGCGAGAGCAAGCAGTCGACCGTCATGCAAGCGGATTACTCGAAGAACTCACGCAGAGGGGTATCCTGGAACAAGATTCCGTCGACGCACTCCCGCTTGAAACGTTCACCCAACGAAGACACATCCCATCGGACTTTGACAAACGACTGAACGGTGTCACGTCCGTCGGGAGGGATGGTGAGCGGACAGCGCTGCTGATGATTTCTGAGCAAAACGAGGAATATACAATTGGAATATACGTTCAACCGGAACGTGGCGTCAGCTACGCGAACGTGAATCCGAGAGCTGAGAACCAGAAGGGGCTCACCGTGAGCTTTGATCACTCAGAGATTCGCTCACCTCGGTCGGACAGGTCTAGCAGTACGAATATGAACGACGTGGGGACGACTCGGACGTGCGACGACTACTCGTTCTGTTGTGACGAAAGCGGGACATGCGATTCATCCGATATCTGTCAGGGGACCTGTGGCGCTGAAGGCGTCTGTGACGACAGAGTGTATTACACTGTAGAGTACTATAGCTGCTATCGCTGCGGGGGTTCTAGCTTCGAGGACTGCTGTTGTTCCCTGGAGGGGACCGGTTGTGCGGACGGATCCAGTTGTTACTGTTCGGATTGTTGTGGAGGATGCCCGTGATACTATATAGTCTTTTCCTCAATGACCAAATTGAGTAGCCGATCCATTGAACACTACTCCCTCCCGACACCACTCGTCCCCATGTCAGATGACAACAGCACCACTCACTCACGAAGACAGGTGATGGGTTGGGTAGGCGCAAGCGCCATGCTCTCGGGTTGTGTCCGGTCGCTCCCACCGCTAGGCCGGCGCGTCCGCCTCGGGAAAGTAGAGCCCCCACCGGTGGGTTCCCCAATCTACCGCGACTGGGTGCCTGCACCTGGTGCAGTCGAGGACACGACGTTTCGCGTGCCTGATGTCCTCACAGCCGCCCCGACCCGCGTCCAGCACGTCGCGGAGGGCGGGCTCGCAGCGTTCCCACGGGCCGTGTTCGAGAGCGGGCTGGATTGGTTCGGTTTCGGTTACGACGGCTACGATCGAGTCATCAAAGTTGGCGCCGCCTACGCACTTGTCGGAGACGTGACCCCCGAAACGGTGGCGGAAGCGCTTGAGCCGACCGGCTATGAATCGGGCGGGCAGTACGAGGAGTACCGGCTGTTCGAACGCTCGGACGTGCCTCGGACTGTGGCAGTTCGGCCAGGGGCAGTACTGTTTGCCACAGCGACCGGTCCCGAACCGTCGACTGAGAGAAGTGGGGCGCTCGTCCGGGCGCTCGCCGACGCGGACGCCGACCGGATCGACCGCCATCACGAGGCCGACCCCGATTTCCGCCACCTAAGTCGGGCCGTCGGTGACCGCCCAGTCGGGTGGGTCGGCCCTGCCTCCCTGGACCCGACCGAGGAGGTCGTCGCAGGCGCAATTTCCGAGACCGTCGAGGGAACGGAAGCCTACCAACTCGTCCACTTGCTCTACCCTGAGGGCGTCGAGCCACCGATACGGAAACTGGAGCGGGCAATTGAAGCGGACGAACGGGTTGCCGTCTCGGACCGGGCGGAACTGCATTCGGAGGGCCGGCTCGCTATCGTGGAGGGCGTGCGCGGCGTCAAGCCGGTGGCCGAACCCTCCGGGCCAGCGTGGCCACAGGCAACGTGGGGTGTCGAGACCGGTGATGAATCGGTCACCCTGCGCCACGAGGCCGGCGAGCCGGCCAGGGCGGACGGACTGATCCTGCTCAGGGTCGACTCAGCTGGCGAACGCACACTAGCTCCAACCAAGTTTGCTGACCGGTACGACCGGGTTGGACCGGGTGACGGCATCGAGGTCCGGCTGGGTGAGGATACGAGACAGCTCGTGCTTGAGTACCGACCGACCGAGAACCGAAGGGGCCGCCTCCTGAGCTACCGTGTCCCGTGATGCTCACCTATGATGCTCGCGCCGGGTTCGAGACTCTCTGCTCGGCAGTTCCCGTGGGGGGGACCCGCGTGAACGAGAACCCCTCCCCTGACGCCGTCGGCCTGCTGAACGACGACCACGCCCGGGCCATTCTCGCTGCCGCCAACGAGGAGCCACTGTCGGCTGCAGAACTGGCTGAACAGGTCGACGCTTCGCCACAGACGGTATACCGGCGCACCGACGCGCTGACGGAGGCGGGCCTACTGGCCGAGGCGACCCGGCCACGCTCGGACGGTCATCACGAGACGGTTTATGTCACCATCTTCAAGCAACTGCGCGTCCGGCTTCGCGACGGCGCGTTCGAGGCCAGCGTGGAGACCGGCGACGACGCCGCTGACCGACTAACCGACCTCTGGAGACGGTTCTGATGGCGGTCTACGAGACCGTTGACTTCGCGTTGTCGGTGCTGGCAACGGCGTCGGTGCTGCTCGGGTTGGCCATCGCCTATCAGGCCTACCGAGGCCTACGCCGCCACCACGACCGTCAGATGTTCTTCCTCTCGACGGGCATGGTGTTGCTGTTCGGTGCCTCGTATGGACTTGCACTGGGGTCTACCCTCATGCTTGAGGCCACCGTCGTCCCGCTACTCTATCAGGAACTCCTTCGGGTGACGGTCCGGTTGTTCCAGGTTGCAGGTCTGTGCTGTATCGCGTACTCCATGTACGCTGATTGAACTCAGCAGGAGTGGTCGCCGTCCACGTCCGCACCGAGCTGGTCACAGAGCCACGTCCACTGGTCGACCTGCTCTTCGACAATCATCTCCGTCGACTTCCCAACGCCGTGGCCGGTGTCCGTCTCAGTACGCAGGATAATCGGCTCATCACCTGTCTGGTGATTCTGCACCAGCGCGGTCATCTTCCGCGCGTGACTCGGGTGGACACGCGTGTCGCCCGCGGCGGTCTTGAACATCGTCGCCGGGTACTCTTGGTCCTCGACGTTGTGGTACGGCGAGTACTCGCGGATGTATTCGAACGCCTCGGGGTCCTCGGGCGAGCCGTACTCCACGGTCCAGGACTCCCCGAGAAGGAAGCGGTGGAACCGCAGCATATCCAGCAGTGGAACCGTACACAGAATCGCACTCCAAAGGTCTGGACGCTGGGTGAGCGCCGCGCCGGTCAGCAGGCCGCCGTTGGAGCCACCGTAGGCACCGAGGTGGTCCGAATCGGTGTAGCCAGCCTCGATGAGCCCCTCCCCGACCGCGTGGAAATCGTCGAAGACGTTCTGCTTGTTCTCGAGCATCCCCGCTTCGTGCCACGGCTCACCGTACTCAGTGCCGCCGCGAAGATTGGCGATGGCGAAGATTCCACCTGCGGCGAGGAACGGTCCCGCAAACCGCCAGAAGCTCGGGGTCTGTGGGATGCGGAAGCCACCGTAGCCGTAGAGCACAGTGGGTGCGTCGCCATCAGGCTCCAGCCCCTCACGGTGGACGATGAACGCCGGGACCTCGGTGCCGTCAGCCGACTCGAAGAACTCCTGAGAGACGGCCACGTCGACACCGAGTTCGATATCTGCTTGGCCAAGCACCTCTGTGCCGCCCCCGCCGTCGCCCAGCCAGTACCGGGTGACACGGTCGGGTTCCTCGAAATCGTGCACGACGTAGTACAGTTCGCCACCGTCGTCGTCGGCGTCGACGCCGTCGATGGTGCAGAACTCGGGGCTCGGCAGCGTCTCTGTCTTCTCACCGGCCTCCCAGACCGAGAGCTCCGAAGAGGCGTCCCGAAGGTGGTTTGCGACGAGTGCGTCGCCCGCGACGGTGATCTCCTGCAGCGCCGCGTCGGTCTCCGGAACTGTCTCTGCGAACTCGTCGGGGTCGACGTTTTCGCCCTGGGTGAGCATCTCGATATCCGCAGTCAGCACGCGGGAGAAGTCAGCCTCGTAGTTGGTGAGGAAGTGAACCTCCCCATCGCCGATATGTGGGCCGAGCGTCGCGTCGTAGCCCGTCAAGAGCGGGACGAGTGGGTCCTCAGCGCCCGCCTCGACACGGTAGATTTCGGAGTGGGTCGTCCCCTCGTGGACCGCTGCAAAGAGGGTGCCCGTCTCCTCGTCGATTTCGAGTTGGGGCCACGCGTGCTCGGAGAAGTCACCCGTGATGAGGTCGTCCTCTGCGGGGTCGTCGCCGTGTTCGTGGTAGTAGAGCGCCTTGTCCAGTTGGTCGCCGTCGCCGGTTTCCTCCATCTCCCCCTCGGACGGGCCACCGGTGCGAACCGAGTAGAAGCCCTCGTCAGTCCACGCGAATCCACCTGGGTTCACGCGGCCGGCGTCGGGCACCACGTCCAGCCAGCGACCGGTGTCCGTGTCGACGATGCGCACGTCGTACTGCTCCTGCCCGCCCTCGTCGTAGCCGTAGGCCAGCCGGTCGCCGTCCGGTGAGACGGTGAACCAGTTCATCGACGCCGCCGCACCCTCGAACGTATTGGGGTCGACCAGCGCAATCGCCTCCTCCTCGAAGGAGTGGCGGACATAGAGGACAGCGTGGTCCTCGTCGGGTGCCTCGATAGTCTGGAAGTAGCGCCCGCCCGCAGCGGTGACGGCGCCGAACTCCGTGACACGAGCCACGTCCTCGAAGCTGGGCCGGAGCGCGTCCCGGGTGGGGCTGTCGAGCACGTAGTCTGCGTACGCGTTCTGTTCGTCGGTCCACTCGCGGACCTCCTCGGTGTCCTCCTCGAGCCAGCGATAGGGGTCGGTCAGCTCCTCGCCGTGAACCGTCTCAGTGACTGGCCGGCGTTCGGTGGCCGGCGGTGTCTCTCGCATGAGAGAATCGGGTTCCGGGAGCGGCTTAAAAGGGTGCGAAGCGGCAGCCGAGATTACCGCTCGTGGACCCGCATCAACACCGGCTCGGTTGGCCGGGTCGTAATCGATGGCGAGAGCGAGAGCTGTGGTTCCGAGACCAACTCAAAGTGACGGTCCTGATAGAGCGTCGCCAGCACCAGCTTCGCCTCCAGTTTCGCAAATCTGTCGCCGACACAGCGGCGGGATCCCCCCGAGAACGGGAAGTAGGCGAACCGCGGCAGTGACTCTTTCAGCTCGTCAGTCCAGCGGCTGGGGTCGAACACCATCGGGTCGTCGTAGAACCGCTCGTCGCGGTGGACAGTCCACTGGTTCAGGCTAACCGTCGCGCCCGCAGGAACCGTGTAGCCGCCGAGGTCCACGTCCTCGTTCGCCTCGCGGAGGATGCCGTGAACCGGCGGGTAGAGCCGCATGGACTCGTCGACGACCTGTTCGGTGTACTCGAGGCTCCGCGCGTCGGCCATGGTGGGCCGTTCACCCTCGAGAACTGTCTCGAGTTCGCCGACAAGCCGGTCTTCGGCTGCCGGGTTCTGCGCCAGACAGAACAGGGTGAACGTGAGCGCGAGTGCGGTGGTCTCGTGGCCGGCGAGCAGCAGGGTTCGCACTTCGTCCCTGACCAGTTCGTCATCCATCCCCTCACCTTCCTCGTCCTGTGCAGCGAGCAACGCCGCGAGCACGCTGTCTTCGCGGCCCTTGCCGTTGCGGTGGTGTTCAATGATGGCGTCGACGACGGCGTCGATGCGGTCAATAGCCCGGAAGAACTCCCGGTTTCCGGGAGTCGGTGCCCACTCGGGGACAATCGAAGAGATGGGGCTGCTCACCCGCTCCATCACCACGTCCATCGCGTCGGCGATGGCACCGCCGTCGTCGACCGTCATCCCGAACAACGCGCGAGTGACGATGTCGAGGGTGACCTCCATCATCTCCTCGTGGACGTTCACTGTCTCGCTATCGTCCCACGTCGAGAGCAGTGCTTCTGTTTCCTCGACCATGATTTGGCTGTACTCCGCGATGCGGTCAGGGTGGAAGGCGGGATTGGCCATGTGACGCTGGCGGCGCCACTGCTCGCCCTCGGCAGTCAGGAGGCCGTCGCCGCCCACCGGGTCGACGATGGTGTGGAATAGTTCGCCCTTCCCGAACGATTGGTTCTGGTGGACGAGCACCGTCTCGATCAGCTCCGGGTCGTTGACCTGGTAGAACCCCCGACCCAGCGAGCTGTAGAACGTGAGAGGGCCGTACTCCCGGGCCAGCCGAGTCTCGAATGCGAACGCGTCCCGTGCGTACTCCGGAAAGCTCCCGACCACTGGCCAGCCGTCGGGGCCAGGCGGCCGCTCGGGCAAATCAGACATACAACTCAAAACGCATTTGTCGGGGAAATAGCTCCCGTCTCGTGTCGTCAGCAGGCGGTTCGGCGTGATAGGTCACCGTTCATCGTGATGTGGCTCTACTATGTGTTCTCACCTGCCGAGACAGCCCGCAACACCCACGCTGGCTGAGACCGCCGCCCCGGCGAGGAGGGCTCGGCGAGTCGTCCGCTGAGTCATTGGTGGGTCTCCTTGGGCCGTGGGCATGGCCTTGTCGGTAGCGCCCATCCAGCACACAGCGGTTCCCCCACGAGCACGCCGCCGAACCAGACGAATCAGGCTCTGTCAAAACCCACACACTGTGACAGGAGTGGCGTGCTGAATATCGCGGGTGTGTTCAGCACGTGGTGTTCGATTTTTCCTGTCACTGATTCCGGCCAACAGTCCCAACAGGCTTGAGTGGTTCCTCAACCACGGGCTGAGAACGTCGGCGAGTCGCTGATGTGCTTCGTCATATGAGAGTGATGCAGGAGAATCCCCACGCTGGCCTCCATACGAAGCGAACTGTGTGTGGTTCATTCCCTCGATTTCATAGGTCGTCGTTTTGGGTGGGAACCGAGTTTTCGCCTCCTGGTAGTTCTCACGATCCAGAACAGTATCTGCGTTGCCGGTGACGCTGAGCACGGCAAACGACTCGTCGCGTATGTCTACGTTGCAGTACGACGCGAACAAGACGAGGCCGTGGACGTCATGTGAACTAGCGTACTGGCAGGCGGCAACGCCACCAAGTGAATGACCACCAACGAACCAGGTTTGGATACTGGGATGCTGAGTCCGAATGCTCCCAGCGACATCGGTGTTGAGGAGCGCAATGTTGAGTGGCATCTCCGGTATAAACACTGTGACGTTCATCCGTGTTACCACCGGTGTGAATGTACGATAGTAGGCGTCCGGAGCAACACGTGCCCCAGGATAGAACACGACCCCAATAGTCGAGTTGGTGTTCGCCGGGGTGAGAACGTGGACGCCTGCTTCAGTCGTAACAGTCACTTGGGGGGTCGTCCAAGACGTGGCTGATCGACGATGTCGATCCGTGATACGGCATCGAAAAGTAGAGCGTGGCACCGGCGCTACCGACGATCAACACCACAAAGACGACGGCACCCCCTCGCTTCCACCAATTCATGTCTAGAAGAGTGCACCACGCGTATAAAGTGCCTGTTCGATGAACGACCCCATTCTGCCGCTCGCCGTTTTCAGTGGGAGTCGAATCTCGTAGAACCGTCTGTCACTCTTCGAACACACCGATAGCCGTACTCGTAATCGATCGTGCACGTGACAGCCGAGTGGACCGCTGATGGCTGATCCGAGCAGTGTGTTTGTGGAGAGTTTGTGGCCGATACGCGTTCGTATTCAGCACGCTCTCAACAAACCATCAGCGTTTCCGGACGACGGGTCGCAGCGGTCGGCCACGCTGGTGAGCGCCGCGCAACAGCATCGAAGTGACCGACTGTCCACGAACTGCTGACCGTGGACG is a window of halophilic archaeon DL31 DNA encoding:
- a CDS encoding putative signal transduction protein with CBS domains (KEGG: htu:Htur_3209 putative signal transduction protein with CBS domains~PFAM: Cystathionine beta-synthase, core~SMART: Cystathionine beta-synthase, core), producing the protein MVDNTTVDDIDDIFVAQLMTSDLMTVTPDTLVEEAADIMLDQTIGSVVVVNEEREIEGILTRTDFVAIVAGQKPKDQTPVSKYMTSNVITAEAGESIRTVADRMVNHGIHHMPVVDDEEGVIGIITTTDLTGYLSTAQTPSP
- a CDS encoding hypothetical protein (KEGG: hmu:Hmuk_1052 hypothetical protein), with protein sequence MSDDNSTTHSRRQVMGWVGASAMLSGCVRSLPPLGRRVRLGKVEPPPVGSPIYRDWVPAPGAVEDTTFRVPDVLTAAPTRVQHVAEGGLAAFPRAVFESGLDWFGFGYDGYDRVIKVGAAYALVGDVTPETVAEALEPTGYESGGQYEEYRLFERSDVPRTVAVRPGAVLFATATGPEPSTERSGALVRALADADADRIDRHHEADPDFRHLSRAVGDRPVGWVGPASLDPTEEVVAGAISETVEGTEAYQLVHLLYPEGVEPPIRKLERAIEADERVAVSDRAELHSEGRLAIVEGVRGVKPVAEPSGPAWPQATWGVETGDESVTLRHEAGEPARADGLILLRVDSAGERTLAPTKFADRYDRVGPGDGIEVRLGEDTRQLVLEYRPTENRRGRLLSYRVP
- a CDS encoding hypothetical protein (KEGG: hmu:Hmuk_1053 hypothetical protein): MLTYDARAGFETLCSAVPVGGTRVNENPSPDAVGLLNDDHARAILAAANEEPLSAAELAEQVDASPQTVYRRTDALTEAGLLAEATRPRSDGHHETVYVTIFKQLRVRLRDGAFEASVETGDDAADRLTDLWRRF
- a CDS encoding hypothetical protein (KEGG: hmu:Hmuk_1054 hypothetical protein), which gives rise to MAVYETVDFALSVLATASVLLGLAIAYQAYRGLRRHHDRQMFFLSTGMVLLFGASYGLALGSTLMLEATVVPLLYQELLRVTVRLFQVAGLCCIAYSMYAD
- a CDS encoding Prolyl oligopeptidase (KEGG: hbo:Hbor_15570 prolyl oligopeptidase), with amino-acid sequence MRETPPATERRPVTETVHGEELTDPYRWLEEDTEEVREWTDEQNAYADYVLDSPTRDALRPSFEDVARVTEFGAVTAAGGRYFQTIEAPDEDHAVLYVRHSFEEEAIALVDPNTFEGAAASMNWFTVSPDGDRLAYGYDEGGQEQYDVRIVDTDTGRWLDVVPDAGRVNPGGFAWTDEGFYSVRTGGPSEGEMEETGDGDQLDKALYYHEHGDDPAEDDLITGDFSEHAWPQLEIDEETGTLFAAVHEGTTHSEIYRVEAGAEDPLVPLLTGYDATLGPHIGDGEVHFLTNYEADFSRVLTADIEMLTQGENVDPDEFAETVPETDAALQEITVAGDALVANHLRDASSELSVWEAGEKTETLPSPEFCTIDGVDADDDGGELYYVVHDFEEPDRVTRYWLGDGGGGTEVLGQADIELGVDVAVSQEFFESADGTEVPAFIVHREGLEPDGDAPTVLYGYGGFRIPQTPSFWRFAGPFLAAGGIFAIANLRGGTEYGEPWHEAGMLENKQNVFDDFHAVGEGLIEAGYTDSDHLGAYGGSNGGLLTGAALTQRPDLWSAILCTVPLLDMLRFHRFLLGESWTVEYGSPEDPEAFEYIREYSPYHNVEDQEYPATMFKTAAGDTRVHPSHARKMTALVQNHQTGDEPIILRTETDTGHGVGKSTEMIVEEQVDQWTWLCDQLGADVDGDHSC
- a CDS encoding Unspecific monooxygenase (KEGG: hbo:Hbor_34020 cytochrome P450~PFAM: Cytochrome P450), producing MSDLPERPPGPDGWPVVGSFPEYARDAFAFETRLAREYGPLTFYSSLGRGFYQVNDPELIETVLVHQNQSFGKGELFHTIVDPVGGDGLLTAEGEQWRRQRHMANPAFHPDRIAEYSQIMVEETEALLSTWDDSETVNVHEEMMEVTLDIVTRALFGMTVDDGGAIADAMDVVMERVSSPISSIVPEWAPTPGNREFFRAIDRIDAVVDAIIEHHRNGKGREDSVLAALLAAQDEEGEGMDDELVRDEVRTLLLAGHETTALALTFTLFCLAQNPAAEDRLVGELETVLEGERPTMADARSLEYTEQVVDESMRLYPPVHGILREANEDVDLGGYTVPAGATVSLNQWTVHRDERFYDDPMVFDPSRWTDELKESLPRFAYFPFSGGSRRCVGDRFAKLEAKLVLATLYQDRHFELVSEPQLSLSPSITTRPTEPVLMRVHER
- a CDS encoding hypothetical protein (KEGG: hje:HacjB3_13635 hypothetical protein) gives rise to the protein MNVTVFIPEMPLNIALLNTDVAGSIRTQHPSIQTWFVGGHSLGGVAACQYASSHDVHGLVLFASYCNVDIRDESFAVLSVTGNADTVLDRENYQEAKTRFPPKTTTYEIEGMNHTQFASYGGQRGDSPASLSYDEAHQRLADVLSPWLRNHSSLLGLLAGISDRKNRTPRAEHTRDIQHATPVTVCGF